In Lagopus muta isolate bLagMut1 chromosome 20, bLagMut1 primary, whole genome shotgun sequence, the following proteins share a genomic window:
- the CORO6 gene encoding coronin-6 isoform X3 → MSRRVVRQSKFRHVFGQPVKADQMYEDIRVSKVTWDSSFCAVNPKFLAIIVESGGGGAFMVLPLSKTGRVDKNHPLVTGHTAPVLDIDWCPHNDNVIASASEDTTVMVWQIPDYVPVRSITEPVVTLEGHSKRVGIICWHPTARNVLLSAGCDNLVILWNVGTGEMLLALEDMHTDLIYNVGWNRNGSLLVTTCKDKKVRVIDPRKQTVVAKNFEEPIALQEMDTSNGVLLPFYDADSSIVYLCGKGDSSIRYFEITDEAPYVHYLNTYSSKEPQRGMGFMPKRGLDVSKCEIARFFKLHERKCEPIVMTVPRKSDLFQDDLYPDTPGPEPALEADEWLSGKDAEPILISLRDGYVPVKNRELKVVKKNILDTKPPPGSRRSSTSITDISSPVLDEVLEEIRVLKETVQAQEKRISALEHKLCQFTNGTD, encoded by the exons ATGAGCCGCCGTGTGGTGCGTCAGAGCAAGTTCCGCCACGTCTTTGGGCAGCCGGTGAAGGCCGACCAGATGTATGAGGACATCCGTGTCTCCAAGGTGACGTGGGACAGCTCCTTCTGCGCTGTCAACCCCAAATTCCTGGCCATCATTGTGGAGTCGGGTGGCGGGGGGGCCTTCATGGTCCTGCCCCTGTCCAAG ACAGGCCGTGTGGACAAGAACCACCCGCTGGTGACGGGGCACACGGCGCCCGTGCTGGACATCGACTGGTGCCCTCACAACGACAACGTCATCGCCAGCGCCTCCGAGGACACCACCGTTATG gtgtGGCAGATCCCAGACTACGTCCCCGTGCGCAGCATCACGGAGCCGGTGGTGACGCTGGAGGGGCACTCCAAGCGCGTGGGCATCATCTGCTGGCACCCCACAGCCCGCAACGTGCTGCTGAGCGCAG GCTGTGACAACCTGGTTATCCTCTGGAACGTGGGCACGGGGGAGATGCTGCTGGCTCTGGAGGACATGCACACCGACCTCATCTACAACGTGGGCTGGAACCGCAACGGCAGCCTCCTGGTCACCACCTGCAAGGACAAGAAGGTGCGCGTCATCGACCCACGCAAGCAGACGGTGGTGGCG AAAAACTTCGAGGAGCCCATCGCACTGCAGGAGATGGACACCAGCAATGGGGTCCTACTGCCCTTCTACGACGCCGACTCCAGCATTGTGTACCTCTGTGGAAAG GGGGACAGCAGCATCCGCTACTTTGAGATCACGGACGAGGCGCCCTACGTGCACTACCTGAACACTTACAGCAGCAAGGAGCCACAGCGTGGCATGGGCTTCATGCCCAAGAGGGGGCTGGATGTCAGCAAGTGTGAAATTGCCAG GTTCTTCAAGCTGCACGAGCGCAAGTGTGAGCCCATCGTCATGACGGTGCCACGCAAG TCAGACCTCTTCCAGGATGACCTGTACCCCGACACGCCGGGCCCTGAGCCGGCCCTGGAGGCGGATGAGTGGCTGTCAGGGAAGGACGCGGAGCCCATCCTCATCTCGCTGCGGGACGGCTACGTCCCCGTCAAGAATCGGGAGCTGAAGGTGGTCAAGAAGAACATCCTGGACACCAAACCCCCCCCGGGCTCCCGCCGCAGCTCCACTTCCATTACCGACATCTCT AGCCCCGTCCTGGACGAGGTGCTGGAGGAGATCCGGGTGCTGAAGGAGACGGTGCAGGCGCAGGAGAAGCGCATCTCCGCTCTGGAGCACAAACTCTGCCAGTTCACCAATGGCACGGACTGA
- the CORO6 gene encoding coronin-6 isoform X4, translated as MSRRVVRQSKFRHVFGQPVKADQMYEDIRVSKVTWDSSFCAVNPKFLAIIVESGGGGAFMVLPLSKTGRVDKNHPLVTGHTAPVLDIDWCPHNDNVIASASEDTTVMVWQIPDYVPVRSITEPVVTLEGHSKRVGIICWHPTARNVLLSAGCDNLVILWNVGTGEMLLALEDMHTDLIYNVGWNRNGSLLVTTCKDKKVRVIDPRKQTVVAEITKPHDGARPIRAIFMADGKIFTTGFSKMSERQLGLWDLERFAPHEGLRPVRAIFTREGHIFTTGFTRMSQRELGLWDPKNFEEPIALQEMDTSNGVLLPFYDADSSIVYLCGKGDSSIRYFEITDEAPYVHYLNTYSSKEPQRGMGFMPKRGLDVSKCEIARFFKLHERKCEPIVMTVPRKSDLFQDDLYPDTPGPEPALEADEWLSGKDAEPILISLRDGYVPVKNRELKVVKKNILDTKPPPGSRRSSTSITDISSPVLDEVLEEIRVLKETVQAQEKRISALEHKLCQFTNGTD; from the exons ATGAGCCGCCGTGTGGTGCGTCAGAGCAAGTTCCGCCACGTCTTTGGGCAGCCGGTGAAGGCCGACCAGATGTATGAGGACATCCGTGTCTCCAAGGTGACGTGGGACAGCTCCTTCTGCGCTGTCAACCCCAAATTCCTGGCCATCATTGTGGAGTCGGGTGGCGGGGGGGCCTTCATGGTCCTGCCCCTGTCCAAG ACAGGCCGTGTGGACAAGAACCACCCGCTGGTGACGGGGCACACGGCGCCCGTGCTGGACATCGACTGGTGCCCTCACAACGACAACGTCATCGCCAGCGCCTCCGAGGACACCACCGTTATG gtgtGGCAGATCCCAGACTACGTCCCCGTGCGCAGCATCACGGAGCCGGTGGTGACGCTGGAGGGGCACTCCAAGCGCGTGGGCATCATCTGCTGGCACCCCACAGCCCGCAACGTGCTGCTGAGCGCAG GCTGTGACAACCTGGTTATCCTCTGGAACGTGGGCACGGGGGAGATGCTGCTGGCTCTGGAGGACATGCACACCGACCTCATCTACAACGTGGGCTGGAACCGCAACGGCAGCCTCCTGGTCACCACCTGCAAGGACAAGAAGGTGCGCGTCATCGACCCACGCAAGCAGACGGTGGTGGCG GAGATAACCAAACCGCACGACGGCGCCCGGCCCATCCGCGCCATCTTCATGGCCGATGGCAAGATCTTCACCACCGGCTTCAGCAAGATGAGTGAGCGGCAGCTGGGCCTCTGGGACCTG GAGAGGTTCGCTCCCCACGAGGGGCTGAGGCCCGTGCGGGCCATCTTCACGCGGGAAGGACACATCTTTACCACGGGCTTTACCAGGATGAGCCAGcgggagctggggctgtgggacCCG AAAAACTTCGAGGAGCCCATCGCACTGCAGGAGATGGACACCAGCAATGGGGTCCTACTGCCCTTCTACGACGCCGACTCCAGCATTGTGTACCTCTGTGGAAAG GGGGACAGCAGCATCCGCTACTTTGAGATCACGGACGAGGCGCCCTACGTGCACTACCTGAACACTTACAGCAGCAAGGAGCCACAGCGTGGCATGGGCTTCATGCCCAAGAGGGGGCTGGATGTCAGCAAGTGTGAAATTGCCAG GTTCTTCAAGCTGCACGAGCGCAAGTGTGAGCCCATCGTCATGACGGTGCCACGCAAG TCAGACCTCTTCCAGGATGACCTGTACCCCGACACGCCGGGCCCTGAGCCGGCCCTGGAGGCGGATGAGTGGCTGTCAGGGAAGGACGCGGAGCCCATCCTCATCTCGCTGCGGGACGGCTACGTCCCCGTCAAGAATCGGGAGCTGAAGGTGGTCAAGAAGAACATCCTGGACACCAAACCCCCCCCGGGCTCCCGCCGCAGCTCCACTTCCATTACCGACATCTCT AGCCCCGTCCTGGACGAGGTGCTGGAGGAGATCCGGGTGCTGAAGGAGACGGTGCAGGCGCAGGAGAAGCGCATCTCCGCTCTGGAGCACAAACTCTGCCAGTTCACCAATGGCACGGACTGA
- the CORO6 gene encoding coronin-6 isoform X2 encodes MSRRVVRQSKFRHVFGQPVKADQMYEDIRVSKVTWDSSFCAVNPKFLAIIVESGGGGAFMVLPLSKTGRVDKNHPLVTGHTAPVLDIDWCPHNDNVIASASEDTTVMVWQIPDYVPVRSITEPVVTLEGHSKRVGIICWHPTARNVLLSAGCDNLVILWNVGTGEMLLALEDMHTDLIYNVGWNRNGSLLVTTCKDKKVRVIDPRKQTVVAEITKPHDGARPIRAIFMADGKIFTTGFSKMSERQLGLWDLKNFEEPIALQEMDTSNGVLLPFYDADSSIVYLCGKGDSSIRYFEITDEAPYVHYLNTYSSKEPQRGMGFMPKRGLDVSKCEIARFFKLHERKCEPIVMTVPRKSDLFQDDLYPDTPGPEPALEADEWLSGKDAEPILISLRDGYVPVKNRELKVVKKNILDTKPPPGSRRSSTSITDISSPVLDEVLEEIRVLKETVQAQEKRISALEHKLCQFTNGTD; translated from the exons ATGAGCCGCCGTGTGGTGCGTCAGAGCAAGTTCCGCCACGTCTTTGGGCAGCCGGTGAAGGCCGACCAGATGTATGAGGACATCCGTGTCTCCAAGGTGACGTGGGACAGCTCCTTCTGCGCTGTCAACCCCAAATTCCTGGCCATCATTGTGGAGTCGGGTGGCGGGGGGGCCTTCATGGTCCTGCCCCTGTCCAAG ACAGGCCGTGTGGACAAGAACCACCCGCTGGTGACGGGGCACACGGCGCCCGTGCTGGACATCGACTGGTGCCCTCACAACGACAACGTCATCGCCAGCGCCTCCGAGGACACCACCGTTATG gtgtGGCAGATCCCAGACTACGTCCCCGTGCGCAGCATCACGGAGCCGGTGGTGACGCTGGAGGGGCACTCCAAGCGCGTGGGCATCATCTGCTGGCACCCCACAGCCCGCAACGTGCTGCTGAGCGCAG GCTGTGACAACCTGGTTATCCTCTGGAACGTGGGCACGGGGGAGATGCTGCTGGCTCTGGAGGACATGCACACCGACCTCATCTACAACGTGGGCTGGAACCGCAACGGCAGCCTCCTGGTCACCACCTGCAAGGACAAGAAGGTGCGCGTCATCGACCCACGCAAGCAGACGGTGGTGGCG GAGATAACCAAACCGCACGACGGCGCCCGGCCCATCCGCGCCATCTTCATGGCCGATGGCAAGATCTTCACCACCGGCTTCAGCAAGATGAGTGAGCGGCAGCTGGGCCTCTGGGACCTG AAAAACTTCGAGGAGCCCATCGCACTGCAGGAGATGGACACCAGCAATGGGGTCCTACTGCCCTTCTACGACGCCGACTCCAGCATTGTGTACCTCTGTGGAAAG GGGGACAGCAGCATCCGCTACTTTGAGATCACGGACGAGGCGCCCTACGTGCACTACCTGAACACTTACAGCAGCAAGGAGCCACAGCGTGGCATGGGCTTCATGCCCAAGAGGGGGCTGGATGTCAGCAAGTGTGAAATTGCCAG GTTCTTCAAGCTGCACGAGCGCAAGTGTGAGCCCATCGTCATGACGGTGCCACGCAAG TCAGACCTCTTCCAGGATGACCTGTACCCCGACACGCCGGGCCCTGAGCCGGCCCTGGAGGCGGATGAGTGGCTGTCAGGGAAGGACGCGGAGCCCATCCTCATCTCGCTGCGGGACGGCTACGTCCCCGTCAAGAATCGGGAGCTGAAGGTGGTCAAGAAGAACATCCTGGACACCAAACCCCCCCCGGGCTCCCGCCGCAGCTCCACTTCCATTACCGACATCTCT AGCCCCGTCCTGGACGAGGTGCTGGAGGAGATCCGGGTGCTGAAGGAGACGGTGCAGGCGCAGGAGAAGCGCATCTCCGCTCTGGAGCACAAACTCTGCCAGTTCACCAATGGCACGGACTGA
- the CORO6 gene encoding coronin-6 isoform X1, which produces MSRRVVRQSKFRHVFGQPVKADQMYEDIRVSKVTWDSSFCAVNPKFLAIIVESGGGGAFMVLPLSKTGRVDKNHPLVTGHTAPVLDIDWCPHNDNVIASASEDTTVMVWQIPDYVPVRSITEPVVTLEGHSKRVGIICWHPTARNVLLSAGCDNLVILWNVGTGEMLLALEDMHTDLIYNVGWNRNGSLLVTTCKDKKVRVIDPRKQTVVAERFAPHEGLRPVRAIFTREGHIFTTGFTRMSQRELGLWDPKNFEEPIALQEMDTSNGVLLPFYDADSSIVYLCGKGDSSIRYFEITDEAPYVHYLNTYSSKEPQRGMGFMPKRGLDVSKCEIARFFKLHERKCEPIVMTVPRKSDLFQDDLYPDTPGPEPALEADEWLSGKDAEPILISLRDGYVPVKNRELKVVKKNILDTKPPPGSRRSSTSITDISSPVLDEVLEEIRVLKETVQAQEKRISALEHKLCQFTNGTD; this is translated from the exons ATGAGCCGCCGTGTGGTGCGTCAGAGCAAGTTCCGCCACGTCTTTGGGCAGCCGGTGAAGGCCGACCAGATGTATGAGGACATCCGTGTCTCCAAGGTGACGTGGGACAGCTCCTTCTGCGCTGTCAACCCCAAATTCCTGGCCATCATTGTGGAGTCGGGTGGCGGGGGGGCCTTCATGGTCCTGCCCCTGTCCAAG ACAGGCCGTGTGGACAAGAACCACCCGCTGGTGACGGGGCACACGGCGCCCGTGCTGGACATCGACTGGTGCCCTCACAACGACAACGTCATCGCCAGCGCCTCCGAGGACACCACCGTTATG gtgtGGCAGATCCCAGACTACGTCCCCGTGCGCAGCATCACGGAGCCGGTGGTGACGCTGGAGGGGCACTCCAAGCGCGTGGGCATCATCTGCTGGCACCCCACAGCCCGCAACGTGCTGCTGAGCGCAG GCTGTGACAACCTGGTTATCCTCTGGAACGTGGGCACGGGGGAGATGCTGCTGGCTCTGGAGGACATGCACACCGACCTCATCTACAACGTGGGCTGGAACCGCAACGGCAGCCTCCTGGTCACCACCTGCAAGGACAAGAAGGTGCGCGTCATCGACCCACGCAAGCAGACGGTGGTGGCG GAGAGGTTCGCTCCCCACGAGGGGCTGAGGCCCGTGCGGGCCATCTTCACGCGGGAAGGACACATCTTTACCACGGGCTTTACCAGGATGAGCCAGcgggagctggggctgtgggacCCG AAAAACTTCGAGGAGCCCATCGCACTGCAGGAGATGGACACCAGCAATGGGGTCCTACTGCCCTTCTACGACGCCGACTCCAGCATTGTGTACCTCTGTGGAAAG GGGGACAGCAGCATCCGCTACTTTGAGATCACGGACGAGGCGCCCTACGTGCACTACCTGAACACTTACAGCAGCAAGGAGCCACAGCGTGGCATGGGCTTCATGCCCAAGAGGGGGCTGGATGTCAGCAAGTGTGAAATTGCCAG GTTCTTCAAGCTGCACGAGCGCAAGTGTGAGCCCATCGTCATGACGGTGCCACGCAAG TCAGACCTCTTCCAGGATGACCTGTACCCCGACACGCCGGGCCCTGAGCCGGCCCTGGAGGCGGATGAGTGGCTGTCAGGGAAGGACGCGGAGCCCATCCTCATCTCGCTGCGGGACGGCTACGTCCCCGTCAAGAATCGGGAGCTGAAGGTGGTCAAGAAGAACATCCTGGACACCAAACCCCCCCCGGGCTCCCGCCGCAGCTCCACTTCCATTACCGACATCTCT AGCCCCGTCCTGGACGAGGTGCTGGAGGAGATCCGGGTGCTGAAGGAGACGGTGCAGGCGCAGGAGAAGCGCATCTCCGCTCTGGAGCACAAACTCTGCCAGTTCACCAATGGCACGGACTGA